One window of Thermocoleostomius sinensis A174 genomic DNA carries:
- a CDS encoding CIS tube protein, which produces MSQLVKAQLLSQEASPIQFMFNPTELVFEGIVETSENPGARVQETGKPKVSFSNVKAYKVTISNILFDTYEDQKDVVKQYINPLKEAVQFVGGQQRPPIYRFVWGSHIYLQRCFVEQLTYKLTLFLPNGTPVRAIVDSLTLKEIDEPQRNTSLAPEQFPDRSGDSLDARR; this is translated from the coding sequence ATGTCACAACTTGTTAAAGCGCAACTTCTCTCACAAGAAGCCTCCCCCATTCAATTTATGTTTAACCCAACTGAACTAGTATTTGAGGGAATTGTTGAAACTTCGGAAAATCCTGGTGCACGAGTTCAGGAAACCGGAAAACCCAAGGTAAGTTTTTCCAATGTCAAAGCATATAAAGTCACCATCAGCAACATTCTATTTGATACCTATGAAGATCAAAAAGATGTCGTCAAGCAATACATTAATCCTTTAAAAGAAGCCGTGCAGTTTGTGGGTGGACAGCAGCGCCCTCCCATCTACCGTTTTGTTTGGGGTAGCCATATTTATTTACAGCGCTGTTTTGTCGAACAACTGACCTACAAACTGACGTTGTTTCTCCCTAATGGTACTCCTGTGCGGGCGATCGTTGATAGCCTCACTTTGAAAGAAATTGATGAGCCACAGCGTAATACCTCCTTGGCTCCAGAACAATTTCCTGATCGCAGTGGTGATAGTCTGGATGCTCGACGGTAG